Proteins encoded in a region of the Methylosinus trichosporium OB3b genome:
- a CDS encoding SDR family NAD(P)-dependent oxidoreductase, giving the protein MNALVGRVALVTGASRGIGRAVALQLAREGAHVVALARAQGPLEFLYDEITGFGGEATIVPLDVAEFDNLDRLGACIHERWKKLDILVGNAGLLGPLTPLPHVEPQQWARIMDVNVTANWRLVRAMDMLLRASDAGRCVFVTSGAAWRIKAYWGPYAVSKAAVNALARTYAAETVNTSNVKVMLANPGPLRTDMRAAAMPGEDPQTLRTPEEFAPRLAALCRPDWAETGKLYDFPTDRLIEFED; this is encoded by the coding sequence ATGAACGCGCTCGTCGGTCGCGTCGCTCTCGTCACCGGCGCGTCGCGCGGCATCGGCCGCGCCGTCGCTTTGCAGCTCGCGCGGGAGGGCGCGCATGTCGTCGCTCTGGCGCGCGCGCAGGGACCGCTCGAATTTCTCTATGACGAGATCACCGGCTTCGGCGGCGAGGCGACGATCGTTCCGCTCGACGTCGCCGAGTTCGACAATCTCGATCGGCTCGGGGCCTGCATCCACGAGCGCTGGAAGAAGCTCGATATTCTGGTCGGCAATGCGGGCCTGCTCGGACCGCTCACGCCGCTTCCCCATGTCGAGCCCCAGCAATGGGCGCGCATCATGGACGTCAATGTCACCGCCAATTGGCGGCTGGTGCGGGCGATGGACATGCTGCTGCGCGCGTCGGACGCCGGGCGCTGCGTGTTCGTCACCTCGGGCGCCGCCTGGCGGATCAAGGCCTATTGGGGGCCCTATGCGGTCTCCAAGGCGGCGGTCAACGCGCTCGCCCGCACCTATGCGGCCGAGACCGTCAATACGTCCAATGTGAAGGTGATGCTCGCCAATCCCGGCCCGCTGCGCACCGACATGCGCGCCGCCGCCATGCCGGGCGAAGATCCGCAGACGCTGCGCACGCCGGAGGAATTCGCGCCGAGGCTCGCGGCGCTGTGCCGGCCCGACTGGGCCGAGACCGGCAAGCTCTATGACTTTCCCACCGATCGGCTGATCGAATTCGAAGACTGA
- the secA gene encoding preprotein translocase subunit SecA codes for MLGAIAKKIFGSANDRRLKTYQPKVKAINALESELAALSDDELRARTQEFREQLENGRKLDDLLVPAFATVREAAKRVLGQRHFDVQLIGGMVLHEGAIAEMRTGEGKTLVATLAVYLNALAGRGVHVVTVNDYLARRDAEWMGRVYRFLGMSVGVIVHDISDEDRAAAYASDITYGTNNEFGFDYLRDNMKYELAQMVQRAHVFAIVDEVDSILVDEARTPLIISGHSDDKSDLYNAIDKLIPKLDKDDFELDEKQRTVNLTEAGNEHMEELLAESGVLVEGALYEAQNVTLVHHVNQALRAHKLFQRDKDYIVRKGEVVIIDEFTGRMMPGRRYSEGLHQALEAKEHVAVQPENVTLASITFQNYFRLYEKLAGMTGTASTESEEFAEIYRLDVVEIPTNRSVQRIDEDDEVYRTGKEKLDAIAAEIEEASAKMQPLLVGTTSIEKSEQLAEFLASKGYKQIDFSDPTKALAKLYEAAHSGTPSRLFAVLNARFHEQEAYIVAEAGVPGAITIATNMAGRGTDIQLGGNVEMRVAQECAALDGAPREAKEAEIRAEVAEFKEKAIAAGGLFIIGTERHESRRIDNQLRGRSGRQGDPGRSKFFLSLQDDLMRIFGSERMDKMLVSLGLQEGEAIVHPWINKALEKAQHKVEARNFDIRKNILKFDNVMNDQRKVIFERRREIMAEESVEETVNEMREDVVAQLVAEHIPRDAYAESWDVEALADEARAKLNLDLPIEDWAKEEGIADEEIKERLLNAANESYAERVERNTAQLSRMIEKQVVLQALDQLWRDHLVVLDHLRQVIGWRGMAQRDPLNEYKSEALELFRSLMTHWDEAVTSQLMRVEVSFEASPAPTELPPMEYVHPDPNAAGAEQSALADLNARLAAADFSPQAMGAAEVAEAPERDPANPASWGKVGRNEPCPCGSGKKFKHCHGALV; via the coding sequence ATGCTCGGCGCCATCGCCAAGAAGATTTTCGGCTCGGCCAACGATCGCCGTCTCAAGACCTATCAGCCGAAGGTCAAGGCGATCAATGCCTTGGAGAGCGAGCTCGCCGCCCTTTCCGACGACGAGCTGCGCGCACGCACGCAAGAGTTTCGAGAACAGCTCGAGAACGGCCGCAAGCTCGACGATCTTCTCGTTCCCGCCTTCGCCACGGTGCGCGAGGCGGCCAAGCGCGTGCTCGGCCAACGACATTTCGACGTGCAGCTGATCGGCGGCATGGTGCTGCACGAGGGCGCGATCGCCGAGATGCGCACCGGCGAAGGCAAGACGCTGGTCGCGACGCTGGCCGTCTATCTCAACGCGCTCGCCGGGCGCGGCGTTCACGTCGTCACCGTCAACGATTATCTCGCCCGCCGCGACGCCGAATGGATGGGCCGCGTCTATCGCTTCCTCGGCATGAGCGTCGGCGTCATCGTCCATGATATTTCCGACGAGGACCGCGCCGCGGCCTACGCCAGCGACATCACCTATGGCACCAACAACGAGTTCGGCTTCGACTATCTGCGCGACAACATGAAATATGAGCTGGCGCAGATGGTGCAGCGCGCGCATGTCTTCGCCATCGTCGACGAGGTCGACTCCATTCTGGTGGACGAGGCGCGCACGCCGCTCATCATCTCCGGCCATTCGGACGACAAGTCCGACCTCTACAACGCCATCGACAAGCTCATTCCCAAGCTCGACAAGGATGATTTCGAGCTCGACGAGAAGCAGCGCACGGTCAATCTGACCGAGGCCGGCAACGAGCATATGGAGGAGCTGCTGGCCGAGTCCGGCGTGCTCGTCGAGGGCGCGCTCTACGAGGCGCAGAACGTCACGCTCGTTCACCACGTCAATCAAGCGCTGCGCGCGCACAAGCTGTTCCAGCGCGACAAGGATTATATCGTTCGCAAGGGCGAGGTGGTGATCATCGACGAGTTCACCGGCCGCATGATGCCGGGCCGCCGCTATTCGGAAGGGCTGCATCAGGCGCTCGAGGCCAAGGAGCATGTCGCCGTCCAGCCGGAGAATGTGACGCTCGCCTCGATCACCTTCCAGAACTACTTCCGCCTCTATGAGAAGCTCGCCGGCATGACCGGCACGGCCTCGACGGAATCGGAGGAGTTCGCGGAGATCTACCGGCTCGACGTCGTCGAGATTCCGACCAATCGTTCCGTGCAGCGCATCGACGAGGACGACGAGGTCTATCGCACCGGCAAGGAGAAGCTCGACGCCATCGCCGCCGAAATCGAGGAGGCGAGCGCCAAGATGCAGCCGCTTCTGGTCGGCACGACGTCGATCGAGAAATCCGAGCAGCTCGCCGAGTTCCTGGCCTCCAAGGGCTATAAGCAGATCGACTTCTCCGATCCGACCAAGGCGCTCGCCAAGCTCTATGAGGCGGCGCATTCGGGCACGCCGTCGCGTCTGTTCGCCGTTCTCAACGCGCGCTTCCACGAGCAGGAGGCCTATATCGTCGCCGAGGCCGGCGTGCCCGGCGCGATCACAATCGCCACCAACATGGCCGGCCGCGGCACCGACATTCAGCTCGGCGGCAATGTGGAGATGCGCGTCGCGCAGGAATGCGCCGCGCTCGACGGCGCTCCGCGCGAGGCGAAGGAAGCCGAGATCCGCGCCGAGGTCGCCGAGTTCAAGGAAAAGGCGATCGCCGCCGGCGGCCTCTTCATCATCGGCACCGAGCGGCACGAGAGCCGCCGCATCGACAATCAGCTGCGCGGCCGCTCGGGCCGCCAGGGCGACCCCGGCCGCTCGAAATTCTTCCTGTCGCTGCAGGACGATCTCATGCGCATCTTCGGCTCGGAGCGCATGGACAAGATGCTGGTCAGCCTCGGCCTGCAGGAGGGCGAGGCGATCGTCCATCCCTGGATCAACAAGGCGCTGGAGAAGGCGCAGCACAAGGTCGAGGCGCGCAATTTCGACATCCGCAAGAACATATTGAAATTCGACAACGTCATGAACGACCAGCGCAAGGTGATCTTCGAGCGCCGGCGCGAGATCATGGCGGAGGAGAGCGTCGAGGAGACGGTGAACGAGATGCGCGAGGATGTCGTCGCGCAGCTCGTCGCGGAGCATATTCCCCGTGACGCCTACGCCGAGTCCTGGGACGTCGAGGCTCTCGCCGATGAAGCGCGCGCCAAGCTCAATCTCGATCTGCCGATCGAGGATTGGGCGAAGGAAGAGGGCATCGCCGACGAGGAGATCAAGGAGCGCCTGCTCAACGCGGCCAACGAGTCCTACGCCGAGCGCGTCGAGCGCAACACGGCGCAGCTCTCGCGCATGATCGAGAAGCAGGTGGTGCTGCAGGCGCTCGATCAGCTGTGGCGCGATCATCTCGTGGTGCTCGACCATCTGCGCCAGGTGATCGGCTGGCGCGGCATGGCGCAGCGCGATCCGCTCAACGAATACAAGTCCGAGGCGCTGGAGCTGTTCCGCAGCCTGATGACGCATTGGGACGAGGCCGTCACCTCGCAGCTGATGCGCGTCGAGGTGTCCTTCGAGGCGTCGCCCGCGCCGACCGAGCTGCCGCCGATGGAATATGTCCATCCGGACCCGAACGCCGCCGGCGCGGAGCAGAGCGCGCTCGCCGATCTCAATGCGCGGCTCGCCGCCGCCGATTTCTCGCCGCAGGCGATGGGCGCGGCCGAGGTCGCCGAGGCGCCGGAGCGCGATCCGGCAAATCCGGCGAGCTGGGGCAAGGTCGGCCGCAACGAGCCCTGCCCCTGCGGCTCGGGCAAGAAGTTCAAGCACTGCCACGGCGCATTGGTGTGA
- the fdhF gene encoding formate dehydrogenase subunit alpha — protein MTLIKEIDFGTPASTSEKMVSFTIDGKECSAPEGTSIMRAATAAGVDIPKLCATDSLKAFGSCRLCVIEIEGRYGTPASCTTPVAQGMAVKTLTPRLDKIRRGIMELYISDHPLDCLTCAANGDCELQSMAGAVSLREVRYDQGANHVFARNHGRINPEWKPKDTSNPYFTYDPSKCIVCNRCVRACAETQGTFALTIDGRGFDSRVSPGVNEAYFESECVSCGACVQACPTATLIETSVIENGQPEHSAVTTCAYCGVGCAFKAEMRGEEIIRMVPWKDGKANHGHSCVKGRFAYGYALHRDRVTSPMIREKITDPWREVSWEEAIAHAASEFKRIQAKYGRNAVGGITSSRCTSEETYLVQKLIRSGFGNNNVDTCARVCHSPTGYGLSQAFGTSAGTQDFDSVDDSDVVLVIGCNPTDAHPVFGSRMKKRLREGAKLIVIDPRRTELVRSPHIEADFHLPLRPGTNVAVVTALAHVIVTEGLVNEAFVRARCDWDEFQDWADFVAEPRHSPEAIETLTGVAAADIRGAARLYASGGRAAIYYGLGVTEHSQGSTTVMGIANLAMATGNLGRRGVGVNPLRGQNNVQGSCDMGSFPHEFPGYRHVSDDKVRQSFEEAWGVALDPEPGLRIPNMFDAAVEGTFKGMYVQGEDILQSDPDIKHVSAGLGALECLVVQDLFLNETANYAHVFLPGASFLEKDGSFINAERRIQRVRRVMSPKARYADWEATQLFANALGCNWTYAHPSEIMDEIARLTPAFRNVSYAKLDEVGSVQWPCNDASPEGMPIMHIESFARGKGKFVITEYIPTEERTGPRFPLLLTTGRILSQYNVGAQTRRTENSQWHPEDVLEIHPHDAELRGVRDGDWVRVQSRAGETTLHARITDRVAPGVVYTTFHHPLCQTNVVTTDNSDWATNCPEYKVTAVQISPSNGPTEWQERYRDLSETSRRIAAPAAPGE, from the coding sequence ATGACACTGATCAAGGAAATCGATTTCGGCACTCCCGCCTCCACGTCGGAGAAGATGGTCAGCTTCACCATCGACGGGAAGGAATGCTCCGCGCCCGAGGGAACCTCGATCATGCGGGCGGCGACGGCCGCGGGCGTCGACATACCGAAACTCTGCGCCACCGACAGCCTGAAGGCCTTCGGCTCCTGCCGGCTCTGCGTGATCGAGATCGAGGGCCGCTATGGAACGCCGGCGTCCTGCACGACGCCGGTGGCGCAGGGCATGGCGGTGAAGACGCTGACGCCGCGGCTCGACAAGATCCGCCGCGGGATCATGGAGCTCTACATCTCCGATCATCCGCTCGACTGCCTCACCTGCGCCGCCAATGGCGATTGCGAGCTGCAATCCATGGCCGGCGCCGTCTCACTGCGCGAGGTGCGCTACGATCAGGGCGCCAATCACGTCTTCGCGCGCAATCACGGCCGCATCAATCCCGAGTGGAAGCCGAAGGATACGTCCAACCCTTATTTCACTTATGACCCATCGAAGTGCATCGTCTGCAATCGCTGCGTGCGCGCTTGCGCCGAGACGCAGGGCACTTTCGCGCTGACGATCGACGGGCGCGGCTTCGACAGCCGCGTCTCTCCGGGCGTGAACGAAGCCTATTTCGAGTCCGAATGCGTCTCCTGCGGCGCCTGCGTGCAGGCCTGTCCGACCGCCACTTTGATCGAGACGTCGGTGATCGAGAACGGCCAGCCGGAGCATTCGGCGGTCACGACCTGCGCCTATTGCGGCGTCGGCTGCGCCTTCAAGGCCGAGATGCGCGGTGAAGAGATCATCCGCATGGTCCCGTGGAAGGACGGCAAGGCCAATCATGGCCACAGCTGCGTCAAGGGCCGCTTCGCCTATGGCTATGCGCTGCATCGCGACCGTGTGACGAGCCCCATGATCCGCGAGAAGATCACCGATCCCTGGCGCGAAGTCTCCTGGGAGGAGGCGATCGCCCATGCGGCTTCGGAGTTCAAGCGCATCCAGGCGAAATATGGACGCAATGCGGTCGGCGGCATCACCTCCTCGCGCTGCACGAGCGAGGAGACCTATCTCGTCCAGAAGCTCATTCGCAGCGGCTTCGGCAACAATAATGTCGACACTTGCGCGCGCGTCTGCCATTCGCCGACCGGCTATGGGCTGAGCCAGGCGTTCGGCACATCGGCCGGCACGCAGGATTTCGATTCCGTCGACGATTCCGACGTCGTTCTCGTCATAGGCTGCAATCCGACCGATGCGCATCCGGTGTTCGGCTCACGGATGAAGAAGCGGCTGCGCGAGGGCGCGAAGCTCATCGTCATCGATCCGCGCCGCACCGAGCTCGTGCGCTCGCCGCATATCGAGGCCGATTTCCATCTGCCGCTGCGGCCCGGCACCAATGTCGCGGTCGTCACCGCGCTCGCTCATGTGATCGTCACCGAAGGGCTCGTGAACGAAGCGTTCGTGCGCGCGCGCTGCGACTGGGACGAGTTTCAAGATTGGGCCGATTTCGTCGCCGAGCCACGCCATAGTCCCGAGGCGATCGAGACGCTCACCGGCGTCGCGGCCGCCGATATTCGCGGCGCGGCGCGGCTCTACGCCAGCGGCGGGCGCGCGGCGATCTATTATGGGCTGGGCGTCACAGAGCACAGCCAGGGCTCGACCACGGTGATGGGCATCGCCAATCTCGCCATGGCGACCGGCAATCTCGGCCGCCGCGGCGTCGGCGTGAATCCGCTGCGCGGGCAGAACAATGTGCAGGGCTCCTGCGACATGGGCTCATTCCCGCACGAGTTCCCCGGCTATCGCCACGTCTCCGACGACAAGGTGCGCCAGAGCTTCGAGGAGGCGTGGGGCGTCGCGCTCGATCCGGAGCCGGGCCTGCGCATCCCCAATATGTTCGACGCGGCGGTCGAGGGAACGTTCAAGGGCATGTATGTGCAGGGCGAGGATATTCTGCAGTCCGACCCCGACATCAAGCATGTCTCGGCCGGACTCGGCGCGCTCGAATGTCTCGTCGTGCAGGATCTCTTCCTCAACGAGACGGCCAATTACGCGCATGTGTTCCTGCCCGGTGCGAGCTTTCTCGAGAAGGACGGCTCTTTCATCAACGCCGAGCGCCGCATCCAGCGCGTGCGCCGGGTGATGAGCCCCAAGGCGCGCTACGCCGATTGGGAGGCGACGCAGCTCTTCGCCAATGCGCTCGGCTGCAATTGGACCTATGCGCATCCGAGCGAGATCATGGACGAGATCGCGCGGCTGACGCCGGCCTTCCGCAATGTCTCCTACGCCAAGCTCGACGAGGTCGGCTCGGTGCAATGGCCCTGCAACGACGCTTCGCCGGAAGGCATGCCGATCATGCACATCGAGAGCTTCGCGCGCGGCAAAGGAAAATTCGTCATCACCGAATATATTCCGACCGAGGAGCGCACCGGGCCGCGCTTCCCGCTGCTGCTGACGACGGGACGCATTCTCTCGCAATATAACGTCGGCGCGCAGACGCGGCGCACCGAGAACAGCCAATGGCATCCGGAGGATGTGCTGGAGATTCACCCGCATGACGCCGAGCTGCGCGGCGTGCGCGACGGCGATTGGGTGCGCGTGCAGAGCCGCGCCGGCGAAACCACCTTGCACGCCAGGATCACCGATCGCGTGGCGCCCGGCGTCGTCTACACGACCTTCCACCATCCGCTCTGCCAGACCAATGTGGTGACCACCGATAATTCCGACTGGGCCACCAATTGCCCGGAATACAAAGTGACGGCGGTGCAGATCTCGCCCTCCAACGGCCCCACCGAATGGCAGGAGCGCTACCGCGACCTCTCCGAGACCAGCCGCCGCATCGCCGCCCCGGCCGCGCCCGGAGAGTGA
- a CDS encoding DUF938 domain-containing protein: protein MSDAADDRLFAPAAQRNRGPILDVLRAELPASGLVLEIASGTGEHVTHFAQNLPALTFQPSDPDARARASVAAWIAATGLGNVLAPLELDVRQPWPIDRIDALVCINMIHISPWEASESLFATAATLLPDGAPLVTYGPYKQGGAHTAPSNVEFDASLRATNPAWGVRDLEAVAACAAKNGFSAPRIVEMPANNLALVFRLRA from the coding sequence ATGTCAGACGCCGCCGATGATCGCCTCTTTGCTCCCGCCGCGCAGCGCAATCGCGGGCCGATCCTCGACGTGCTGCGCGCGGAGCTGCCGGCGTCGGGCCTCGTGCTGGAGATCGCCAGCGGCACGGGCGAGCATGTGACGCATTTCGCGCAGAACCTGCCGGCGCTGACCTTCCAGCCCTCCGACCCGGACGCCCGGGCGCGAGCGAGCGTCGCCGCCTGGATCGCCGCGACCGGGCTCGGCAATGTCCTCGCGCCCCTCGAGCTCGACGTGCGCCAGCCCTGGCCCATCGATCGCATCGACGCGCTCGTCTGCATCAATATGATCCATATCTCGCCCTGGGAGGCGAGCGAGAGCCTGTTCGCGACCGCGGCGACGCTGCTTCCCGACGGCGCGCCGCTCGTCACCTACGGCCCCTATAAGCAGGGCGGCGCCCATACGGCGCCGAGCAATGTCGAGTTCGACGCCAGCCTGCGCGCGACCAATCCCGCCTGGGGCGTGCGCGACCTCGAGGCGGTGGCCGCCTGCGCGGCGAAGAACGGGTTCTCGGCGCCGCGCATCGTCGAGATGCCGGCGAATAATCTCGCCCTCGTGTTTCGTCTGAGGGCGTGA
- a CDS encoding DUF992 domain-containing protein: protein MSKSIKSLARLAAPAGLAALLAALAPASASAEAYAGSLECSFAGAEGGLAVESLKLDCYYEDENDAPAEHYVGELTNVGAVIGVTGPGDLAWGVVVESGKVGQGALAGEFVGAHGAFAVGGGFGATVLVGGSNDSVSLQPIAVQGGTGLNISAGIAHLTLTYAPAPQPRHHRKHHRRLITKP, encoded by the coding sequence ATGAGTAAATCGATCAAATCTTTGGCGCGGCTCGCCGCGCCGGCGGGCCTCGCGGCCCTTCTGGCGGCGCTCGCGCCGGCCTCGGCCTCGGCCGAAGCCTATGCCGGCTCTCTCGAATGCTCGTTCGCGGGCGCGGAGGGCGGCCTCGCCGTCGAGAGCCTGAAGCTCGATTGCTATTACGAGGACGAGAACGACGCTCCAGCCGAGCATTATGTCGGCGAGCTGACCAATGTCGGCGCGGTGATCGGCGTGACCGGACCGGGCGATCTCGCCTGGGGCGTGGTGGTCGAGAGCGGCAAGGTCGGCCAGGGCGCGCTCGCCGGGGAATTCGTCGGCGCGCATGGCGCTTTCGCGGTCGGCGGCGGCTTCGGCGCCACGGTGCTGGTCGGCGGCTCGAACGACTCGGTGTCGCTGCAGCCGATCGCGGTCCAGGGCGGCACGGGCCTCAATATTTCGGCGGGCATCGCTCATCTGACACTGACCTATGCGCCGGCGCCGCAGCCCCGCCATCACCGCAAGCACCATCGCCGGCTCATCACCAAGCCGTGA
- a CDS encoding alginate O-acetyltransferase AlgX-related protein: MRQSLARLPIFAAAGAILFYFLSVFWNAAVERDHPKWRLRSAKPLAGVAEPAPLDISTRSFLSGALQKSASTALGRSLWVFPFSVRAKNQLLFSLFGVSGAQNIVIGRDGQLFERFYIDEFCSRGEAPDRSVVDRWADRVAADRAALHAMGKGFAYMISPSKASYAPHAFPERTHCPALAARTTDKLAPFRSALAARALPHVDAPALLAARRAAYPLGFFPRGGTHWNLLAAALATREATRQMATREGAFPLGRYDFDWSLSQEAKGTDQDLLELLNLLWPDTHYPVAKLAAKTATPCVRAPRLTALGGSFLREIIVALAHAPCPPEVDYWFSLRSETDHMGLVRYHTQPGETGNGERRDADLSQLRASLETADAVLLEENEAQIGALSQVDNLWRALHPGADAVASDGRGQPAAALARPAMRAYSP, from the coding sequence ATGCGCCAAAGCCTCGCCCGCCTGCCGATCTTCGCCGCCGCCGGCGCGATCCTGTTTTACTTCCTCAGCGTCTTCTGGAACGCCGCGGTCGAGCGCGATCATCCCAAATGGCGATTGCGAAGCGCCAAGCCGCTCGCCGGCGTCGCCGAGCCGGCGCCGCTCGATATCTCGACGCGCTCCTTCCTGTCCGGCGCGCTTCAGAAATCCGCCTCGACCGCGCTCGGTCGTTCGCTATGGGTGTTTCCCTTTTCCGTGCGGGCGAAGAACCAGCTTCTATTCTCGCTGTTCGGCGTCTCCGGCGCGCAGAACATCGTGATCGGCCGCGACGGACAATTGTTCGAGCGCTTCTATATCGATGAGTTCTGCAGCCGCGGCGAAGCGCCCGACCGAAGCGTCGTCGATCGCTGGGCCGATCGCGTCGCCGCCGATCGCGCGGCGCTGCACGCGATGGGCAAGGGCTTCGCTTATATGATCTCGCCCTCCAAGGCGTCCTATGCGCCGCACGCTTTTCCCGAGCGCACGCATTGCCCGGCCCTCGCGGCGCGAACCACCGACAAACTCGCGCCGTTTCGCTCCGCGCTCGCCGCGCGCGCTCTGCCGCATGTCGACGCCCCGGCTCTGCTGGCGGCGCGGCGCGCGGCCTATCCGCTCGGCTTTTTTCCACGCGGCGGCACGCATTGGAATCTGCTCGCCGCTGCGCTCGCGACACGCGAGGCGACGCGGCAGATGGCCACGCGCGAAGGCGCGTTTCCGCTCGGCCGCTATGATTTCGATTGGAGCCTGTCGCAGGAGGCGAAGGGGACCGACCAGGATTTGCTCGAGCTGCTCAATCTGCTCTGGCCCGACACGCATTATCCCGTGGCGAAGCTCGCGGCGAAAACAGCGACGCCCTGCGTGCGCGCGCCGCGCCTCACCGCGCTCGGCGGCAGCTTCTTGCGCGAGATCATCGTCGCGCTCGCTCACGCGCCCTGTCCGCCGGAGGTCGATTATTGGTTCTCGTTGCGCTCCGAGACCGATCATATGGGCCTCGTCCGCTATCACACGCAGCCGGGCGAGACCGGCAATGGCGAAAGACGCGACGCCGATCTCTCGCAATTGCGCGCGAGCCTCGAGACCGCCGATGCGGTGCTGCTCGAGGAGAATGAAGCGCAGATCGGCGCGCTGAGCCAGGTCGACAATCTCTGGCGCGCGCTGCATCCGGGCGCCGACGCGGTGGCCAGCGACGGTCGCGGTCAGCCGGCGGCGGCGCTGGCGCGTCCGGCCATGCGGGCGTATTCGCCATAG
- a CDS encoding Uma2 family endonuclease has product MNAPAVKRMAIADFLVWSERQERGRYELIDGEIVAMAPERAAHVDAKASIWQALARAIKDAGAPCKSYVDGLGVAIDAQTVYEPDVLVNCGDPIAPDAMLSPAPVVIVEVLSPSSRHIDKSVKLAGYFKLESLVHYLVVDLDRRTVLHYRRQGADEPILLRIVTEGAIRLDPPGLDLTLTEIFA; this is encoded by the coding sequence ATGAACGCCCCCGCCGTCAAACGCATGGCCATTGCCGATTTTCTCGTCTGGTCCGAACGCCAGGAGCGGGGCCGCTACGAGCTCATCGATGGCGAGATCGTCGCCATGGCGCCGGAGCGCGCCGCGCATGTCGACGCCAAGGCGTCGATTTGGCAGGCTCTGGCACGGGCGATCAAAGACGCCGGCGCGCCCTGTAAATCCTATGTCGATGGCCTCGGCGTCGCGATCGACGCGCAGACGGTCTATGAGCCCGATGTGCTGGTGAACTGCGGAGACCCGATCGCGCCCGACGCCATGCTCTCGCCCGCGCCCGTCGTCATCGTCGAGGTTCTGTCGCCCTCCTCGCGCCACATCGACAAGAGCGTGAAGCTCGCCGGCTATTTCAAGCTCGAGAGCCTCGTTCACTATCTCGTCGTCGATCTCGATCGACGCACGGTCCTGCATTACCGCCGGCAAGGCGCCGATGAGCCGATCCTGTTGCGCATCGTCACCGAAGGCGCGATCCGGCTCGATCCGCCCGGCCTCGACCTCACCCTCACGGAGATATTCGCATGA
- a CDS encoding EcsC family protein: MTQGLPQAAFRQLSEADRAALQSAVDILERMSFVERMATATGRRIGFPGRMLPPEAQAFVAAAARRGLEAALRIAVSSLAATPPRDGGRLHQRLAAASGAMGGAIGVASLPVELPLSTTIMLRSIADIARREGEDLSDPEALIACLQVFALGGHAEEGNLLEGGYLALRGLLAKSVTDASRFMGGRAAADAGAPALARFLALVSARFGVVVSQKAAAQAVPLIGALSGAAINVAFIRHFQRLAQGHFTVRRLERAYGREIVYGEYARMAGRASAAAG, encoded by the coding sequence GTGACGCAGGGGCTTCCGCAGGCGGCGTTTCGCCAGCTGAGCGAGGCGGATCGCGCGGCGCTCCAGTCCGCGGTGGATATTCTGGAGCGAATGAGCTTCGTCGAGCGTATGGCGACGGCGACGGGGCGTCGGATCGGCTTTCCCGGCCGCATGCTTCCGCCCGAGGCGCAGGCTTTCGTCGCCGCCGCGGCGCGGCGCGGCCTCGAGGCGGCGCTGCGCATCGCCGTTTCCAGCCTCGCGGCGACGCCGCCGCGCGACGGCGGGCGTCTGCACCAGCGGCTCGCGGCGGCGAGCGGCGCGATGGGCGGCGCCATCGGCGTCGCCAGCCTTCCGGTGGAGTTGCCGCTCTCGACGACGATCATGCTGCGCTCCATCGCCGACATCGCCCGGCGCGAGGGCGAGGACCTCTCCGATCCGGAAGCGCTCATCGCCTGCCTGCAGGTGTTTGCGCTCGGCGGACATGCGGAGGAGGGCAATCTGCTCGAGGGCGGCTATCTCGCTCTGCGCGGGCTGCTGGCCAAATCGGTGACCGACGCGAGCCGCTTCATGGGCGGCCGCGCCGCCGCCGACGCCGGAGCGCCGGCGCTGGCGCGCTTCCTCGCGCTCGTCTCCGCGCGTTTCGGCGTCGTGGTGTCGCAGAAGGCGGCTGCGCAGGCCGTCCCGCTCATCGGCGCGCTCAGCGGCGCGGCGATCAATGTCGCCTTCATCCGCCATTTCCAGCGGCTGGCGCAGGGACATTTCACCGTGCGCCGGCTCGAGCGCGCCTATGGCCGCGAGATCGTCTATGGCGAATACGCCCGCATGGCCGGACGCGCCAGCGCCGCCGCCGGCTGA